A part of Asterias rubens chromosome 14, eAstRub1.3, whole genome shotgun sequence genomic DNA contains:
- the LOC117299307 gene encoding uncharacterized protein LOC117299307 isoform X5, producing the protein MTLGVGEKALVTRKRSQSVQLWHIHASPVEGRRKVTQAATVPPPGLSHSSPQTRRAYRYPMDQQAILYQQQQQSSFEQMRRLRSDSEPLDPGTTHPVVNSEKRRRSSTDNSRIHHHKGFERQNSGRGEALRSGDMLRGSGRSFERDGSPTGYQQGRSPRYNDGVVLSSSQGDVYRDGFGGGSPQFGMGYGQGYPPHPQNRHYQHERSDSQLSISSQHSVSGGSPAPADQPEGSPVRSASEDARKPQPSPRLKKKSKMPRMGLNAMQHHNQPPPHPSPTNAQAHQLQQQHSIPGIPHSQSGERFQQFQQQQQQQQPPPPQHSQFQPQLPPPPPIADFRSGTPTSTTAFASPHSVHYPHQYPYDRQDSFEGSPTVPVTYHYSVQTPDSSASQDSFTPVEASDVPHHYQAKGEFRSDRSNLHKHSESQLSQTSHTSQHSLSSQHSDSSVRQVTSDSQSSDDILRSSTPPQQQQPQSKPDPQPSDKKQRDDNPPAEESTKTQSYTRASQVQKFRAKQKTKRITEDGPNPIYENLDFIHQKQREDHQRERLRELDQIHYTTLEPPQVPPRQRRPLSGMPSAMSIIPNGDSEVIEEGQLDLRDDGSQENLNKSFDSDDNDEDHKVSQDALIIEDDSKTEEASNDSPSSQPLEDSPEDQNETVHESLRRGKKQDNGTTQGLPSLERSISVQDQRPSSLVIGLVKPPSDEWKQKHGTVPGAIKPSPSLITMGRSKKPSSSESDLENYAAENVNRHKKGIFRKKVPLSQMLSFTKDLIRKPMLLTRDKIVKKEAIEVFKLIQCYMGDRIIKNLTTESVSLDLVRRGWTVEGVRDEMYIQICRQTTANYYDDSLRHGWELMAIFLNFFPPSIRFFSYLEGYIYKHLNGDFDTRQVNRYQCTVPVRQYADHCYKKLERIAQTGARKGVKKITLEEINLAKDSVFHPSLFGNTLDDVMELQRERFPDRKLPWIAVVLAEEVLRLEGEKVEGIFRVPGDIDEVNALKVKCDQWVMPQCNDANIPASLLKLWYRDLYDPLIPMEFYERCVRNCNDSDAALRIVEELPDLNRLVLCHFIKFLQIFSQVVNVSKTKMDINNLAMVMAPNCLRCASDNPQIIFENTRKEMSFIRLLIQDLDTTFLAGIK; encoded by the exons atgaCACTTGGTGTGGGTGAGAAAGCTTTGGTGACTAGAAAAAGGAGTCAGTCGGTTCAGCTTTG GCACATTCATGCCTCGCCTGTTGAGGGACGCCGAAAAGTCACCCAAGCCGCCACGGTGCCTCCACCCGGTCTGTCCCACAGTTCGCCCCAGACCAGACGGGCGTATCGTTACCCGATGGATCAGCAGGCCATCCTAtaccaacagcagcagcagtccTCCTTTGAGCAGATGAGGCGCCTACGCTCCGACAGCGAGCCTCTGGACCCGGGCACGACCCACCCTGTCGTGAATTCTGAAAAACGACGGCGGTCCTCCACGGATAATTCCCGGATACACCATCATAAGGGTTTCGAGAGACAGAACTCGGGCAGGGGGGAAGCCCTAAGGAGTGGGGACATGCTTCGTGGGAGCGGGAGGTCCTTTGAAAGGGACGGATCGCCCACTGGGTACCAGCAGGGACGATCGCCGAGGTATAACGACGGGGTTGTATTGAGCTCCTCACAAGGGGATGTGTATAGGGATGGGTTCGGGGGTGGAAGCCCCCAGTTTGGGATGGGTTATGGACAGGGGTACCCGCCGCACCCACAAAATAGGCATTATCAACATGAACGATCGGACAGCCAGCTGTCCATTTCAAGTCAGCATTCAGTGAGCGGGGGCAGCCCCGCACCGGCTGATCAGCCGGAAGGGTCGCCGGTGCGCAGCGCCTCGGAAGACGCCCGCAAGCCGCAGCCGTCGCCGCGATTGAAGAAGAAGAGCAAGATGCCCAGGATGGGGCTGAACGCCATGCAGCATCACAACCAGCCGCCGCCGCACCCCTCCCCGACGAATGCACAGGCCCATCAGCTTCAGCAGCAGCATTCCATCCCTGGAATCCCCCATTCGCAATCGGGGGAGCGCTTCCAGCAGTtccaacaacaacagcaacagcagcagcctCCTCCGCCCCAGCACTCACAATTCCAACCCCAGCTGCCTCCCCCGCCACCCATCGCCGATTTCCGCTCGGGAACGCCAACCTCAACGACCGCGTTCGCTTCCCCGCATAGCGTCCACTACCCCCACCAGTACCCGTACGATCGGCAGGACTCCTTCGAGGGGTCGCCGACCGTCCCCGTGACCTACCACTACAGCGTCCAAACACCCGATTCCAGTGCTAGCCAGGACTCCTTCACCCCGGTGGAAGCGTCGGACGTACCTCACCACTACCAGGCCAAGGGCGAGTTCCGCTCGGATCGCTCAAACCTTCACAAGCACTCGGAGAGCCAACTCTCACAAACCTCTCACACCTCACAGCACTCGTTATCATCTCAACACTCAGACTCTTCTGTTCGCCAGGTCACCTCCGACTCGCAGTCCTCAGACGACATTCTCCGCAGCAGCACTCCACCCCAACAGCAGCAACCACAATCCAAACCAGACCCCCAACCCTCGGACAAGAAACAACGCGACGATAATCCGCCAGCGGAGGAGTCAACCAAAACGCAAAGCTACACCCGCGCTTCGCAAGTCCAGAAGTTCAGAGCCAAACAGAAGACGAAGCGGATCACGGAAGACGGCCCGAACCCGATCTACGAGAACCTGGACTTCATTCATCAGAAACAGCGAGAGGACCATCAACGAGAGAGGTTACGAGAGTTGGATCAGATCCACTACACCACCTTGGAGCCTCCTCAGGTACCTCCTAGACAACGAAGACCCCTGTCTGGAATGCCTTCAGCAATGAGCATCATACCAAACGGAGACAGCGAGGTGATCGAAGAGGGACAGTTGGATCTGAGGGATGACGGCTCGCAGGAGAATCTCAATAAGAGCTTTGATTCAGACG ATAACGATGAAGACCATAAAGTTTCCCAGGATGCACTCATCATCGAAGACGACAGCAAGACGGAGGAAGCCTCCAACGATTCCCCGAGCAGCCAGCCTCTCGAAGACAGCCCCGAGGATCAGAACGAGACGGTCCATGAGTCACTACGGCGGGGAAAGAAGCAAGACAACGGAACAACGCAGGGACTCCCCTCGCTTGAACGCAGCATATCAGTGCAGGACCAACGCCCCTCATCACTGGTAATTGGATTGGTTAAACCCCCCTCTGACGAGTGGAAG CAAAAGCATGGAACGGTCCCGGGAGCCATCAAGCCAAGCCCCTCCCTCATCACAATGGGACGGTCCAAGAAGCCGTCGTCGTCTGAGAGTGATCTCGAGAACTACGCAGCGGAGAACGTCAACCGACACAAGAAGGGCATCTTCAGGAAGAAGGTTCCGCTGTCACAGATGCTGTCCTTCACGAAG GACCTGATCAGAAAGCCGATGCTTCTCACGCGGGACAAGATCGTTAAGAAGGAAGCCATAGAAGTCTTCAAGCTGATCCAGTGCTACATGGGCGATCGGATCATCAAGAACCTGACCACTGAGTCGGTATCCCTTGACCTGGTCCGGAGGGGCTGGACGGTGGAAGGGGTCAGGGATGAGATGTACATACAGATATGCAGGCAGACCACTgctaattattatga CGATAGTCTACGTCACGGTTGGGAGCTGATGGCCATCTTTCTTAACTTCTTCCCTCCCTCCATTCGTTTCTTCTCCTACCTAGAGGGCTACATCTACAAACACCTCAACGGTGACTTTGATACCAGACAGGTAAACAGATACCAATGCACT GTGCCAGTGAGGCAGTACGCCGATCATTGCTACAAGAAATTGGAGAGAATTGCCCAGACAGGAGCCAGGAAGGGTGTCAAGAAAATCACCCTGGAAGAAATTAATCTTGCCAAA GACTCAGTCTTTCATCCGTCCCTCTTCGGTAACACACTAGACGACGTGATGGAGCTGCAGAGAGAGAGGTTTCCGGATCGGAAACTTCCCTGGATCGCCGTCGTACTCGCTGAGGAGGTCTTGAGACTCGAAGGGGAGAAGGTGGAGGGAATATTCAG AGTCCCTGGTGACATCGATGAGGTGAACGCCCTCAAGGTCAAGTGCGACCAGTGGGTGATGCCTCAGTGCAACGATGCCAACATCCCGGCCTCTCTCTTAAAGCTGTGGTACCGTGACCTCTACGACCCGCTCATCCCCATGGAGTTCTACGAACGCTGTGTGCGCAACTGCAACGATTCGGATGCGGCGCTACGGATCGTGGAGGAGTTGCCTGATCTCAACCGCCTGGTGCTGTGTCACTTCATCAAGTTCTTGCAG ATCTTCAGCCAGGTAGTGAACGTCTCCAAGACCAAGATGGACATCAATAACCTAGCGATGGTCATGGCACCTAACTGTCTACGTTGTGCCTCTGATAACCCACAAATTATCTTTGAGAATACCCGCAAAGAAATGTCCTTCATCCGGTTGCTTATACAAGACTTGGATACGACTTTCTTGGCTGGAATTAAATAA
- the LOC117299307 gene encoding uncharacterized protein LOC117299307 isoform X4, translating to MEFMCCFQYLLSTLKLNTEVRPDEGEWAKQRQQSSQRHRHRRSRDHHNRDRRNDNNAPTDGAVEDHVRAESANGTGPRFHKRMDSLDERHIHASPVEGRRKVTQAATVPPPGLSHSSPQTRRAYRYPMDQQAILYQQQQQSSFEQMRRLRSDSEPLDPGTTHPVVNSEKRRRSSTDNSRIHHHKGFERQNSGRGEALRSGDMLRGSGRSFERDGSPTGYQQGRSPRYNDGVVLSSSQGDVYRDGFGGGSPQFGMGYGQGYPPHPQNRHYQHERSDSQLSISSQHSVSGGSPAPADQPEGSPVRSASEDARKPQPSPRLKKKSKMPRMGLNAMQHHNQPPPHPSPTNAQAHQLQQQHSIPGIPHSQSGERFQQFQQQQQQQQPPPPQHSQFQPQLPPPPPIADFRSGTPTSTTAFASPHSVHYPHQYPYDRQDSFEGSPTVPVTYHYSVQTPDSSASQDSFTPVEASDVPHHYQAKGEFRSDRSNLHKHSESQLSQTSHTSQHSLSSQHSDSSVRQVTSDSQSSDDILRSSTPPQQQQPQSKPDPQPSDKKQRDDNPPAEESTKTQSYTRASQVQKFRAKQKTKRITEDGPNPIYENLDFIHQKQREDHQRERLRELDQIHYTTLEPPQVPPRQRRPLSGMPSAMSIIPNGDSEVIEEGQLDLRDDGSQENLNKSFDSDDNDEDHKVSQDALIIEDDSKTEEASNDSPSSQPLEDSPEDQNETVHESLRRGKKQDNGTTQGLPSLERSISVQDQRPSSLVIGLVKPPSDEWKQKHGTVPGAIKPSPSLITMGRSKKPSSSESDLENYAAENVNRHKKGIFRKKVPLSQMLSFTKDLIRKPMLLTRDKIVKKEAIEVFKLIQCYMGDRIIKNLTTESVSLDLVRRGWTVEGVRDEMYIQICRQTTANYYDDSLRHGWELMAIFLNFFPPSIRFFSYLEGYIYKHLNGDFDTRQVNRYQCTVPVRQYADHCYKKLERIAQTGARKGVKKITLEEINLAKDSVFHPSLFGNTLDDVMELQRERFPDRKLPWIAVVLAEEVLRLEGEKVEGIFRVPGDIDEVNALKVKCDQWVMPQCNDANIPASLLKLWYRDLYDPLIPMEFYERCVRNCNDSDAALRIVEELPDLNRLVLCHFIKFLQIFSQVVNVSKTKMDINNLAMVMAPNCLRCASDNPQIIFENTRKEMSFIRLLIQDLDTTFLAGIK from the exons CAGCGGCACAGACATAGGAGAAGTCGCGATCATCACAACAGAGATCGACGGAACGACAACAATGCCCCCACTGATGGCGCTGTGGAGGACCACGTCAGAGCAGAGTCGGCAAACGGAACGGGGCCGAGATTCCACAAGAGAATGGATTCACTAGACGAAAG GCACATTCATGCCTCGCCTGTTGAGGGACGCCGAAAAGTCACCCAAGCCGCCACGGTGCCTCCACCCGGTCTGTCCCACAGTTCGCCCCAGACCAGACGGGCGTATCGTTACCCGATGGATCAGCAGGCCATCCTAtaccaacagcagcagcagtccTCCTTTGAGCAGATGAGGCGCCTACGCTCCGACAGCGAGCCTCTGGACCCGGGCACGACCCACCCTGTCGTGAATTCTGAAAAACGACGGCGGTCCTCCACGGATAATTCCCGGATACACCATCATAAGGGTTTCGAGAGACAGAACTCGGGCAGGGGGGAAGCCCTAAGGAGTGGGGACATGCTTCGTGGGAGCGGGAGGTCCTTTGAAAGGGACGGATCGCCCACTGGGTACCAGCAGGGACGATCGCCGAGGTATAACGACGGGGTTGTATTGAGCTCCTCACAAGGGGATGTGTATAGGGATGGGTTCGGGGGTGGAAGCCCCCAGTTTGGGATGGGTTATGGACAGGGGTACCCGCCGCACCCACAAAATAGGCATTATCAACATGAACGATCGGACAGCCAGCTGTCCATTTCAAGTCAGCATTCAGTGAGCGGGGGCAGCCCCGCACCGGCTGATCAGCCGGAAGGGTCGCCGGTGCGCAGCGCCTCGGAAGACGCCCGCAAGCCGCAGCCGTCGCCGCGATTGAAGAAGAAGAGCAAGATGCCCAGGATGGGGCTGAACGCCATGCAGCATCACAACCAGCCGCCGCCGCACCCCTCCCCGACGAATGCACAGGCCCATCAGCTTCAGCAGCAGCATTCCATCCCTGGAATCCCCCATTCGCAATCGGGGGAGCGCTTCCAGCAGTtccaacaacaacagcaacagcagcagcctCCTCCGCCCCAGCACTCACAATTCCAACCCCAGCTGCCTCCCCCGCCACCCATCGCCGATTTCCGCTCGGGAACGCCAACCTCAACGACCGCGTTCGCTTCCCCGCATAGCGTCCACTACCCCCACCAGTACCCGTACGATCGGCAGGACTCCTTCGAGGGGTCGCCGACCGTCCCCGTGACCTACCACTACAGCGTCCAAACACCCGATTCCAGTGCTAGCCAGGACTCCTTCACCCCGGTGGAAGCGTCGGACGTACCTCACCACTACCAGGCCAAGGGCGAGTTCCGCTCGGATCGCTCAAACCTTCACAAGCACTCGGAGAGCCAACTCTCACAAACCTCTCACACCTCACAGCACTCGTTATCATCTCAACACTCAGACTCTTCTGTTCGCCAGGTCACCTCCGACTCGCAGTCCTCAGACGACATTCTCCGCAGCAGCACTCCACCCCAACAGCAGCAACCACAATCCAAACCAGACCCCCAACCCTCGGACAAGAAACAACGCGACGATAATCCGCCAGCGGAGGAGTCAACCAAAACGCAAAGCTACACCCGCGCTTCGCAAGTCCAGAAGTTCAGAGCCAAACAGAAGACGAAGCGGATCACGGAAGACGGCCCGAACCCGATCTACGAGAACCTGGACTTCATTCATCAGAAACAGCGAGAGGACCATCAACGAGAGAGGTTACGAGAGTTGGATCAGATCCACTACACCACCTTGGAGCCTCCTCAGGTACCTCCTAGACAACGAAGACCCCTGTCTGGAATGCCTTCAGCAATGAGCATCATACCAAACGGAGACAGCGAGGTGATCGAAGAGGGACAGTTGGATCTGAGGGATGACGGCTCGCAGGAGAATCTCAATAAGAGCTTTGATTCAGACG ATAACGATGAAGACCATAAAGTTTCCCAGGATGCACTCATCATCGAAGACGACAGCAAGACGGAGGAAGCCTCCAACGATTCCCCGAGCAGCCAGCCTCTCGAAGACAGCCCCGAGGATCAGAACGAGACGGTCCATGAGTCACTACGGCGGGGAAAGAAGCAAGACAACGGAACAACGCAGGGACTCCCCTCGCTTGAACGCAGCATATCAGTGCAGGACCAACGCCCCTCATCACTGGTAATTGGATTGGTTAAACCCCCCTCTGACGAGTGGAAG CAAAAGCATGGAACGGTCCCGGGAGCCATCAAGCCAAGCCCCTCCCTCATCACAATGGGACGGTCCAAGAAGCCGTCGTCGTCTGAGAGTGATCTCGAGAACTACGCAGCGGAGAACGTCAACCGACACAAGAAGGGCATCTTCAGGAAGAAGGTTCCGCTGTCACAGATGCTGTCCTTCACGAAG GACCTGATCAGAAAGCCGATGCTTCTCACGCGGGACAAGATCGTTAAGAAGGAAGCCATAGAAGTCTTCAAGCTGATCCAGTGCTACATGGGCGATCGGATCATCAAGAACCTGACCACTGAGTCGGTATCCCTTGACCTGGTCCGGAGGGGCTGGACGGTGGAAGGGGTCAGGGATGAGATGTACATACAGATATGCAGGCAGACCACTgctaattattatga CGATAGTCTACGTCACGGTTGGGAGCTGATGGCCATCTTTCTTAACTTCTTCCCTCCCTCCATTCGTTTCTTCTCCTACCTAGAGGGCTACATCTACAAACACCTCAACGGTGACTTTGATACCAGACAGGTAAACAGATACCAATGCACT GTGCCAGTGAGGCAGTACGCCGATCATTGCTACAAGAAATTGGAGAGAATTGCCCAGACAGGAGCCAGGAAGGGTGTCAAGAAAATCACCCTGGAAGAAATTAATCTTGCCAAA GACTCAGTCTTTCATCCGTCCCTCTTCGGTAACACACTAGACGACGTGATGGAGCTGCAGAGAGAGAGGTTTCCGGATCGGAAACTTCCCTGGATCGCCGTCGTACTCGCTGAGGAGGTCTTGAGACTCGAAGGGGAGAAGGTGGAGGGAATATTCAG AGTCCCTGGTGACATCGATGAGGTGAACGCCCTCAAGGTCAAGTGCGACCAGTGGGTGATGCCTCAGTGCAACGATGCCAACATCCCGGCCTCTCTCTTAAAGCTGTGGTACCGTGACCTCTACGACCCGCTCATCCCCATGGAGTTCTACGAACGCTGTGTGCGCAACTGCAACGATTCGGATGCGGCGCTACGGATCGTGGAGGAGTTGCCTGATCTCAACCGCCTGGTGCTGTGTCACTTCATCAAGTTCTTGCAG ATCTTCAGCCAGGTAGTGAACGTCTCCAAGACCAAGATGGACATCAATAACCTAGCGATGGTCATGGCACCTAACTGTCTACGTTGTGCCTCTGATAACCCACAAATTATCTTTGAGAATACCCGCAAAGAAATGTCCTTCATCCGGTTGCTTATACAAGACTTGGATACGACTTTCTTGGCTGGAATTAAATAA